In Eschrichtius robustus isolate mEscRob2 chromosome 11, mEscRob2.pri, whole genome shotgun sequence, the following proteins share a genomic window:
- the LOC137771910 gene encoding acrosomal protein SP-10-like isoform X4 → MKKFLLLVSLYLLGSARGASGQPVELPGSIDHQASVQQPSGEHASSEQPSGEQPSGEKPSGEQPTGEQPAGEQVASEQVASETPSGEQPAGEQVSAEQVSGEKSPGEQPSGEQPSGIPPSSTISGPVLNCHTCSYMNDQGKCLRGEGVCSTQNSQQCMLKKIFEGGKLQFIVQGCENMCPSMNLFSHGTRMQIICCRNQPFCNKV, encoded by the exons ATGAAGAAGTTTCTTCTGCTAGTGAGTCTGTATCTGCTTGGATCTGCCAGAG GAGCATCAGGTCAACCtgttgagcttcctggctctatagATCATCAAGCTTCAGTTCAGCAACCTTCAG GTGAGCACGCTTCCAGTGAACAACCTTCTGGTGAACAGCCTTCGGGTGAAAAGCCTTCTGGTGAACAGCCTACAGGTGAACAGCCTGCAGGTGAACAGGTTGCAAGTGAACAGGTTGCAAGTGAGACGCCTTCAGGTGAACAGCCTGCAGGTGAACAGGTCTCAGCTGAACAAGTCTCAGGTGAAAAATCACCAGGCGAACAGCCATCAGGTGAACAGCCTTCAGGCATCCCGCCTTCAAGCACAATTTCAG GCCCAGTATTAAATTGCCACACATGCTCTTATATGAATGACCAAGGAAAATGTCTTCGAGGAGAGGGAGTCTGCTCCACCCAGAATTCCCAGCAGTGCATGTTAAAGAAGATCTTTGAAG GTGGAAAACTTCAATTCATCGTCCAGGGCTGTGAAAACATGTGTCCATCCATGAACCTCTTCTCCCATGGAACCAGGATGCAAATTATATGCTGTCGGAATCAACCTTTCTGCAACAAGGTCTAG
- the LOC137771910 gene encoding acrosomal protein SP-10-like isoform X2, whose product MKKFLLLVSLYLLGSARGASGQPVELPGSIDHQASVQQPSGDYLSLANPSDGEALYETSSGENTLSEHGSSEHTAVEHASGEHAAVEHSSGEHAAGEQASGEHAAVEQASGEHASSEQPSGEQPSGEKPSGEQPTGEQPAGEQVASEQVASETPSGEQPAGEQVSAEQVSGEKSPGEQPSGPVLNCHTCSYMNDQGKCLRGEGVCSTQNSQQCMLKKIFEGGKLQFIVQGCENMCPSMNLFSHGTRMQIICCRNQPFCNKV is encoded by the exons ATGAAGAAGTTTCTTCTGCTAGTGAGTCTGTATCTGCTTGGATCTGCCAGAG GAGCATCAGGTCAACCtgttgagcttcctggctctatagATCATCAAGCTTCAGTTCAGCAACCTTCAGGTGACTACCTTTCACTTGCAAACCCTTCAGATGGTGAGGCTTTATATGAGACTTCTTCAGGCGAGAACACTTTGAGTGAGCATGGTTCAAGTGAGCACACTGCGGTTGAACACGCTTCAGGTGAGCACGCTGCAGTCGAACATTCTTCAGGTGAGCACGCTGCAGGTGAACAAGCTTCAG GTGAGCACGCTGCAGTTGAACAAGCTTCAGGTGAGCACGCTTCCAGTGAACAACCTTCTGGTGAACAGCCTTCGGGTGAAAAGCCTTCTGGTGAACAGCCTACAGGTGAACAGCCTGCAGGTGAACAGGTTGCAAGTGAACAGGTTGCAAGTGAGACGCCTTCAGGTGAACAGCCTGCAGGTGAACAGGTCTCAGCTGAACAAGTCTCAGGTGAAAAATCACCAGGCGAACAGCCATCAG GCCCAGTATTAAATTGCCACACATGCTCTTATATGAATGACCAAGGAAAATGTCTTCGAGGAGAGGGAGTCTGCTCCACCCAGAATTCCCAGCAGTGCATGTTAAAGAAGATCTTTGAAG GTGGAAAACTTCAATTCATCGTCCAGGGCTGTGAAAACATGTGTCCATCCATGAACCTCTTCTCCCATGGAACCAGGATGCAAATTATATGCTGTCGGAATCAACCTTTCTGCAACAAGGTCTAG
- the LOC137771910 gene encoding acrosomal protein SP-10-like isoform X1, whose product MKKFLLLVSLYLLGSARGASGQPVELPGSIDHQASVQQPSGDYLSLANPSDGEALYETSSGENTLSEHGSSEHTAVEHASGEHAAVEHSSGEHAAGEQASGEHAAVEQASGEHASSEQPSGEQPSGEKPSGEQPTGEQPAGEQVASEQVASETPSGEQPAGEQVSAEQVSGEKSPGEQPSGEQPSGIPPSSTISGPVLNCHTCSYMNDQGKCLRGEGVCSTQNSQQCMLKKIFEGGKLQFIVQGCENMCPSMNLFSHGTRMQIICCRNQPFCNKV is encoded by the exons ATGAAGAAGTTTCTTCTGCTAGTGAGTCTGTATCTGCTTGGATCTGCCAGAG GAGCATCAGGTCAACCtgttgagcttcctggctctatagATCATCAAGCTTCAGTTCAGCAACCTTCAGGTGACTACCTTTCACTTGCAAACCCTTCAGATGGTGAGGCTTTATATGAGACTTCTTCAGGCGAGAACACTTTGAGTGAGCATGGTTCAAGTGAGCACACTGCGGTTGAACACGCTTCAGGTGAGCACGCTGCAGTCGAACATTCTTCAGGTGAGCACGCTGCAGGTGAACAAGCTTCAG GTGAGCACGCTGCAGTTGAACAAGCTTCAGGTGAGCACGCTTCCAGTGAACAACCTTCTGGTGAACAGCCTTCGGGTGAAAAGCCTTCTGGTGAACAGCCTACAGGTGAACAGCCTGCAGGTGAACAGGTTGCAAGTGAACAGGTTGCAAGTGAGACGCCTTCAGGTGAACAGCCTGCAGGTGAACAGGTCTCAGCTGAACAAGTCTCAGGTGAAAAATCACCAGGCGAACAGCCATCAGGTGAACAGCCTTCAGGCATCCCGCCTTCAAGCACAATTTCAG GCCCAGTATTAAATTGCCACACATGCTCTTATATGAATGACCAAGGAAAATGTCTTCGAGGAGAGGGAGTCTGCTCCACCCAGAATTCCCAGCAGTGCATGTTAAAGAAGATCTTTGAAG GTGGAAAACTTCAATTCATCGTCCAGGGCTGTGAAAACATGTGTCCATCCATGAACCTCTTCTCCCATGGAACCAGGATGCAAATTATATGCTGTCGGAATCAACCTTTCTGCAACAAGGTCTAG
- the LOC137771910 gene encoding acrosomal protein SP-10-like isoform X3 — MKKFLLLVSLYLLGSARGASGQPVELPGSIDHQASVQQPSGEHAAVEQASGEHASSEQPSGEQPSGEKPSGEQPTGEQPAGEQVASEQVASETPSGEQPAGEQVSAEQVSGEKSPGEQPSGEQPSGIPPSSTISGPVLNCHTCSYMNDQGKCLRGEGVCSTQNSQQCMLKKIFEGGKLQFIVQGCENMCPSMNLFSHGTRMQIICCRNQPFCNKV; from the exons ATGAAGAAGTTTCTTCTGCTAGTGAGTCTGTATCTGCTTGGATCTGCCAGAG GAGCATCAGGTCAACCtgttgagcttcctggctctatagATCATCAAGCTTCAGTTCAGCAACCTTCAG GTGAGCACGCTGCAGTTGAACAAGCTTCAGGTGAGCACGCTTCCAGTGAACAACCTTCTGGTGAACAGCCTTCGGGTGAAAAGCCTTCTGGTGAACAGCCTACAGGTGAACAGCCTGCAGGTGAACAGGTTGCAAGTGAACAGGTTGCAAGTGAGACGCCTTCAGGTGAACAGCCTGCAGGTGAACAGGTCTCAGCTGAACAAGTCTCAGGTGAAAAATCACCAGGCGAACAGCCATCAGGTGAACAGCCTTCAGGCATCCCGCCTTCAAGCACAATTTCAG GCCCAGTATTAAATTGCCACACATGCTCTTATATGAATGACCAAGGAAAATGTCTTCGAGGAGAGGGAGTCTGCTCCACCCAGAATTCCCAGCAGTGCATGTTAAAGAAGATCTTTGAAG GTGGAAAACTTCAATTCATCGTCCAGGGCTGTGAAAACATGTGTCCATCCATGAACCTCTTCTCCCATGGAACCAGGATGCAAATTATATGCTGTCGGAATCAACCTTTCTGCAACAAGGTCTAG